ACCCGGCCCGCCGGCAATCGGCCCGGATCGTGGGGCTGACCCTGGCGATGGCCATGCGGATCCTCCTGCTCCTGTCGATCGCCTGGGTGGTTTCGCTGACCGCTCCGCTGTTTCGCGTGGCGGGCCGGGAGATCTCCGGCCGCGACCTGGTGCTCATCGGCGGGGGGCTGTTCCTGATCGGGAAGAGCACGCGCGAGATCCACCACCGAACGGAGAGGCAGGACGAGCACGCCGCTCCGGCCCCGCCCGCGTCGTTCCTGGGCACGCTCGCCGGCATCGCACTGCTCGACGTCGTCTTCTCGCTGGACTCGGTCATCACCGCCGTCGGCATGGCGGACCGGATCGCGGTGATGGTCGCCGCGGTGGTTCTCGCGGT
The sequence above is drawn from the Acidobacteriota bacterium genome and encodes:
- a CDS encoding TerC family protein; its protein translation is MDWIGDPDAWLALATLTALEIVLGIDNIVFISILVGRLDPARRQSARIVGLTLAMAMRILLLLSIAWVVSLTAPLFRVAGREISGRDLVLIGGGLFLIGKSTREIHHRTERQDEHAAPAPPASFLGTLAGIALLDVVFSLDSVITAVGMADRIAVMVAAVVLAVVVMMVFARAVGEFIDAHPSLKMLALAFLLLIGTALIADGLDLHIPKGYIYFAMGFSLFVEILNQRSGARRAAGAR